A single window of Streptomyces sp. NBC_00464 DNA harbors:
- a CDS encoding carboxymuconolactone decarboxylase family protein has protein sequence MTTNENSPTTSEYTAEHTPRMQWTQHAPDVYKAMARMDGAAAKGLDPVVAELVKIRSSQLNHCAFCLDMHTKDALAAGESVQRIVQLSAWEESQHFYTPKEIAAIELTEAVTVLTDGFVPDEVYAKAAKHFDETELAHLIAAIIAINAWNRFAVTTRMVPGHYTPGDH, from the coding sequence ATGACGACGAACGAGAACAGCCCCACGACCTCCGAGTACACCGCCGAGCACACCCCGCGCATGCAGTGGACCCAGCACGCCCCCGACGTCTACAAGGCGATGGCCCGCATGGACGGCGCCGCCGCCAAGGGGCTCGATCCGGTCGTGGCCGAGCTCGTGAAGATCCGGTCCTCGCAGCTCAACCACTGCGCGTTCTGCCTCGACATGCACACCAAGGACGCACTCGCCGCGGGTGAGTCCGTGCAGCGGATCGTGCAGCTCAGCGCCTGGGAGGAGTCGCAGCACTTCTACACGCCGAAGGAGATCGCGGCGATCGAGCTGACCGAGGCGGTCACCGTCCTGACCGACGGCTTCGTGCCCGACGAGGTGTACGCGAAGGCGGCCAAGCACTTCGACGAGACCGAGCTCGCCCACCTCATCGCCGCGATCATCGCGATCAACGCCTGGAACCGGTTCGCCGTGACCACCCGCATGGTCCCGGGCCACTACACGCCCGGCGACCACTGA
- a CDS encoding isocitrate lyase/PEP mutase family protein yields the protein MTASDLRALHLSRTPGDPLVLPGPWDAASARVLADAGFPALATPSAGIAASLGYEDGATPAAEMFAAVGRIARAVSVPVSADIEAGYGLAPRELVERLLGAGAVGCNLEDTVDGVLVDARWQADRLAEVRAAAGDKLFVNARVDTYVTGVPEGTDQEAETVRRALLYVAAGADGVYPIMAPPEALPRLAAAVPVPLNALARPDGPGPRRLGELGAARVTFGPGLQRRAMAALGEFATGLRTA from the coding sequence ATGACCGCGTCCGACCTCCGCGCGCTGCACCTCAGCCGCACTCCCGGCGATCCGCTGGTCCTCCCCGGCCCGTGGGACGCCGCGAGCGCCCGCGTCCTGGCGGACGCGGGGTTCCCCGCCCTGGCCACCCCGAGCGCGGGGATCGCGGCCTCGCTCGGATACGAGGACGGGGCCACGCCCGCTGCCGAGATGTTCGCGGCGGTGGGGCGGATCGCCCGCGCCGTCTCCGTACCCGTGTCGGCCGATATCGAGGCGGGGTACGGGCTGGCGCCCCGGGAGCTGGTGGAGCGGCTGCTCGGCGCCGGGGCCGTCGGCTGCAATCTGGAGGACACGGTGGACGGGGTCCTGGTGGACGCCCGATGGCAGGCGGACCGGCTGGCCGAGGTGCGGGCGGCCGCCGGGGACAAGCTGTTCGTCAACGCCCGGGTGGACACGTACGTCACCGGGGTGCCGGAAGGCACGGACCAGGAGGCCGAGACCGTGCGCCGCGCGCTGCTGTACGTGGCGGCGGGCGCCGACGGCGTCTACCCGATCATGGCGCCGCCCGAGGCACTCCCCCGCCTGGCCGCCGCCGTACCGGTGCCGCTCAACGCCCTTGCCCGGCCGGACGGTCCGGGTCCGCGGCGCCTCGGCGAACTGGGCGCCGCCCGGGTCACGTTCGGTCCCGGCCTCCAGCGCCGCGCCATGGCGGCCCTGGGCGAGTTCGCCACCGGGCTCCGCACGGCCTGA
- a CDS encoding malate dehydrogenase: MTRTPVNVTVTGAAGQIGYALLFRIASGHLLGPDVPVNLRLLEIPQGLKAAEGTAMELDDCAFPLLRNIEITDDANVGFAGANVALLVGARPRTKGMERGDLLSANGGIFKPQGKAINDNAADDIKVLVVGNPANTNALIAQAAAPDVPADRFTAMTRLDHNRAISQLAAKTGAAVSDIKKLTIWGNHSATQYPDIFHAEVAGKNAAELVNDEAWLADTFIPTVAKRGAAIIEARGASSAASAANAAIDHVHTWVNGTAAGDWTSMGIPSDGSYGVPEGIISSFPVTTENGTYKIVQGLDINEFSRARIDASVKELTEERDAVRELGLI; encoded by the coding sequence ATGACCCGCACTCCCGTGAATGTCACCGTGACCGGCGCAGCCGGCCAGATCGGCTACGCGCTGCTCTTCCGCATCGCCTCCGGCCACCTGCTCGGCCCGGACGTGCCGGTCAACCTGCGTCTCCTGGAGATCCCGCAGGGGCTGAAGGCCGCCGAGGGCACCGCGATGGAGCTCGACGACTGCGCCTTCCCGCTGCTGCGCAACATCGAGATCACCGATGACGCCAACGTCGGCTTCGCCGGTGCGAACGTCGCCCTGCTCGTCGGCGCCCGCCCGCGCACCAAGGGCATGGAGCGCGGCGACCTGCTCTCCGCCAACGGCGGCATCTTCAAGCCGCAGGGCAAGGCGATCAACGACAACGCCGCGGACGACATCAAGGTCCTCGTCGTCGGCAACCCGGCCAACACCAACGCGCTCATCGCGCAGGCCGCCGCCCCGGACGTACCGGCGGACCGCTTCACCGCGATGACCCGTCTGGACCACAACCGCGCGATCTCGCAGCTGGCCGCCAAGACCGGTGCCGCCGTCTCCGACATCAAGAAGCTGACGATCTGGGGCAACCACTCGGCCACCCAGTACCCGGACATCTTCCACGCGGAGGTCGCCGGGAAGAACGCCGCCGAGCTCGTCAACGACGAGGCCTGGCTGGCCGACACCTTCATCCCGACCGTCGCCAAGCGCGGCGCCGCGATCATCGAGGCCCGTGGCGCGTCCTCGGCCGCCTCGGCCGCGAACGCCGCCATCGACCACGTGCACACCTGGGTCAACGGCACCGCCGCGGGCGACTGGACCTCGATGGGTATCCCGTCGGACGGCTCCTACGGCGTCCCCGAGGGCATCATCTCCTCGTTCCCCGTCACCACGGAGAACGGCACGTACAAGATCGTCCAGGGCCTGGACATCAACGAGTTCTCCCGTGCGCGCATCGACGCGTCGGTGAAGGAGCTCACCGAGGAGCGCGACGCGGTTCGCGAGCTCGGCCTGATCTGA
- a CDS encoding helix-turn-helix domain-containing protein: MPRWKALPEELDPQIREFTGQLRRLVDRSGLSIAALADRTGYSKTSWERYLNGRLLAPRGAIAALAEATGTDQAHLNTMWELAERAWSRAEMRHDMTMEAIRITQARAALDEAGGPRGHGRSRPSGAVGTAGGARPGQGRSPSVPAQRGSLPRVPQQPQAGPDSAPGHGLPPAVAFVAGIGGPQPPARRDGGRGTAGGGRRTAVIVAVVVGVLLVVTGVVLLIGLGGGSKGAGAVTTPSPTPRTSAPPLPAGVECSGSTCAGQDPEDMGCGGEHVRTLSSATVGTSVIEVRYSETCAAAWARITKAAPGDVVEITAGDAGQNGTADATTAAYTPMVAVKRIADVEACATLASGTKGCTVEAAG, translated from the coding sequence ATGCCTCGTTGGAAGGCACTGCCGGAGGAGCTCGACCCACAGATCCGGGAGTTCACCGGCCAGCTGCGCAGACTCGTCGACCGCAGCGGCCTGAGCATCGCCGCGCTGGCCGACCGCACGGGCTACAGCAAGACGTCGTGGGAGCGGTATCTGAACGGCCGGCTGCTCGCTCCCCGTGGTGCGATTGCCGCGCTCGCCGAGGCGACCGGTACCGACCAGGCCCATCTGAACACCATGTGGGAGCTGGCGGAGCGGGCCTGGAGCCGCGCCGAGATGCGCCACGACATGACGATGGAGGCCATCCGGATCACCCAGGCGCGGGCCGCGCTCGACGAGGCCGGGGGTCCGCGCGGACACGGCAGGAGCCGCCCCTCCGGCGCCGTCGGTACGGCGGGGGGCGCACGGCCCGGCCAGGGCCGCTCACCGTCCGTGCCGGCCCAGCGCGGTTCCCTTCCGCGGGTGCCGCAGCAGCCGCAGGCCGGGCCGGACTCCGCCCCGGGGCACGGCCTGCCGCCCGCCGTGGCCTTCGTCGCCGGCATCGGCGGACCGCAGCCGCCCGCGCGCCGTGACGGCGGACGGGGCACGGCCGGGGGCGGCCGCAGGACGGCCGTGATCGTGGCGGTCGTCGTGGGCGTTCTGCTCGTGGTCACCGGGGTGGTGCTGCTGATCGGCTTGGGCGGCGGTTCCAAGGGCGCCGGGGCCGTGACCACGCCTTCCCCGACGCCGAGGACCAGCGCTCCGCCGCTGCCCGCCGGGGTCGAGTGCAGCGGTTCCACGTGTGCGGGCCAGGACCCCGAGGACATGGGCTGCGGCGGCGAGCACGTCCGTACGCTCTCCAGCGCCACCGTCGGTACGAGCGTCATAGAGGTCCGGTACAGCGAGACCTGCGCGGCGGCGTGGGCCCGGATCACCAAGGCGGCCCCCGGCGACGTCGTGGAGATCACCGCGGGCGACGCGGGGCAGAACGGAACGGCGGACGCGACCACGGCCGCGTACACCCCGATGGTCGCCGTGAAGCGGATCGCCGACGTCGAGGCGTGCGCCACGCTCGCCTCCGGCACGAAGGGGTGCACGGTCGAAGCGGCCGGGTAA
- a CDS encoding DUF3017 domain-containing protein: protein MGAGTSPADRAASATGPADEQAEGTADAAAAGVTDAPAADAAEGPADGPDGRTGSHPEPGPEGASASPAARRSRRFPSFTRDTARPEGGGRAAGGDAPAPARQWPLLAVLCTAGAGLLIVAADPFAEAFRIGTILIGVALIGGAVLRLVVPSVGMLAVRSRFTDLVTYGLLGVLIVMLSLMAQPKPWLDIPLLEDAVHFTIR, encoded by the coding sequence ATGGGTGCTGGTACGAGTCCGGCCGACCGGGCCGCCTCGGCGACCGGCCCGGCCGACGAGCAGGCAGAAGGCACGGCTGACGCCGCGGCCGCGGGCGTGACCGACGCCCCGGCCGCAGATGCGGCCGAGGGGCCTGCCGACGGTCCGGACGGCCGCACCGGCAGCCACCCGGAACCCGGTCCCGAAGGGGCTTCCGCGTCTCCTGCGGCGCGCCGGTCGCGGCGTTTCCCGTCGTTCACCCGGGACACCGCGCGCCCCGAGGGCGGCGGCCGGGCGGCGGGCGGGGACGCCCCCGCGCCCGCCCGTCAGTGGCCGCTGCTCGCCGTGCTCTGCACGGCCGGGGCCGGTCTGCTGATCGTGGCCGCCGACCCCTTCGCCGAGGCTTTCCGGATCGGCACGATCCTGATCGGCGTGGCGCTCATCGGGGGCGCGGTCCTGCGGCTCGTGGTCCCGTCGGTGGGCATGCTCGCGGTGCGTTCCCGCTTCACCGACCTGGTGACGTACGGACTGCTGGGCGTCCTCATCGTGATGCTGTCGCTCATGGCGCAGCCCAAGCCGTGGCTGGACATCCCGCTCCTGGAGGACGCGGTCCACTTCACGATCCGCTGA
- a CDS encoding bifunctional methylenetetrahydrofolate dehydrogenase/methenyltetrahydrofolate cyclohydrolase: MTAQILDGKATAAAIKSDLTVRVAALRARGITPGLGTLLVGDDPGSRWYVNGKHKDCAQVGIGSIQRELPDTATQEEIEDVVRELNADPACTGYIVQLPLPKGIDTNRVLELMDPAKDADGLHPMSLGRLVLNEQGPLPCTPQGVVQLLRHHGVEINGAHVVVVGRGVTIGRSIPLLLTRKSENATVTQCHTGTRDLSSHLRQADIIVAAAGVPHIIKPEDVKPGAAVLDVGVSRDENGKIVGDVHPGVAEVAAWISPNPGGVGPMTRAQLLVNVVEAAERDADAADAV, from the coding sequence ATGACTGCCCAGATTCTCGATGGCAAGGCCACCGCAGCCGCGATCAAGTCCGATCTCACCGTCCGCGTGGCGGCCCTCAGGGCCCGGGGTATCACCCCCGGCCTGGGAACCCTGCTGGTCGGGGACGACCCGGGCAGCAGGTGGTACGTGAACGGCAAGCACAAGGACTGCGCCCAGGTCGGCATCGGCTCGATCCAGCGCGAACTCCCCGACACCGCCACGCAGGAGGAGATCGAGGACGTCGTCCGCGAACTCAACGCCGACCCCGCGTGCACCGGTTACATCGTGCAGCTGCCCCTGCCCAAGGGCATCGACACCAACCGCGTCCTGGAACTCATGGATCCGGCCAAGGACGCCGACGGCCTGCACCCGATGAGCCTGGGCCGGCTCGTGCTCAACGAGCAGGGCCCGCTGCCCTGCACCCCGCAGGGCGTCGTGCAGCTGCTGCGTCACCACGGTGTCGAGATCAACGGCGCGCACGTGGTCGTCGTCGGACGCGGCGTCACCATCGGCCGGTCGATCCCGCTGCTGCTGACCCGTAAGTCCGAGAACGCCACGGTGACCCAGTGCCACACCGGTACCCGTGACCTCTCCTCCCACCTCCGCCAGGCGGACATCATCGTCGCCGCCGCCGGCGTGCCGCACATCATCAAGCCCGAGGACGTGAAGCCGGGCGCGGCCGTGCTCGACGTCGGCGTCAGCCGGGACGAGAACGGCAAGATCGTCGGCGACGTCCACCCGGGCGTGGCCGAGGTCGCCGCCTGGATCTCGCCGAACCCGGGCGGTGTCGGTCCGATGACCCGCGCCCAGCTGCTCGTCAATGTCGTCGAGGCCGCCGAGCGCGACGCCGACGCCGCCGACGCCGTCTGA
- the purH gene encoding bifunctional phosphoribosylaminoimidazolecarboxamide formyltransferase/IMP cyclohydrolase yields the protein MSVNKPIRRALVSVYDKTGLEDLARGLHEAGVELVSTGSTAGKIAAAGVPVTKVEELTGFPECLDGRVKTLHPRVHAGILADLRLDAHREQLAELGVEPFDLVVVNLYPFKATVASGASDDECVEQIDIGGPSMVRAAAKNHPSVAVVTSPERYADVLAAVKAGGFDLTARKRLAAEAFQHTAAYDVAVASWFAADYAAADDSGFPDFTGATYERKNVLRYGENPHQPAALYTSGEGGLAEAEQLHGKEMSYNNYTDTDAARRAAYDHAEPCVAIIKHANPCGIAIADDVAEAHRNAHACDPLSAFGGVIAVNRPVTVAMAEQVAEIFTEVIVAPAYEDGAVEVLARKKNIRVLRCPDAPSSEVEVKPIDGGALLQVTDRLQADGDDPANWTLATGEALSADELRELAFAWKACRAVKSNAILLAKDGASVGVGMGQVNRVDSAKLAVERAGEERARGAYAASDAFFPFPDGLEILTAAGIKAVAQPGGSVRDELVVEAAKKAGVTMYFTGTRHFFH from the coding sequence ATGTCGGTGAATAAGCCCATCCGCCGCGCCCTGGTCAGCGTCTACGACAAGACGGGGCTCGAAGACCTCGCGCGCGGTCTGCACGAGGCGGGTGTCGAGCTGGTCTCCACCGGCTCCACCGCCGGGAAGATCGCAGCCGCCGGAGTGCCCGTTACCAAGGTCGAGGAGCTCACCGGCTTCCCCGAGTGCCTCGACGGCCGCGTCAAGACGCTGCACCCGCGCGTCCACGCCGGCATCCTGGCCGACCTGCGCCTGGACGCCCACCGCGAGCAGCTCGCCGAGCTCGGCGTGGAGCCGTTCGACCTGGTGGTCGTCAACCTCTACCCGTTCAAGGCGACCGTCGCCTCCGGCGCCTCCGACGACGAGTGCGTGGAGCAGATCGACATCGGCGGCCCGTCGATGGTCCGCGCCGCCGCCAAGAACCACCCGTCGGTCGCCGTCGTCACCAGCCCCGAGCGCTACGCCGACGTCCTCGCCGCCGTCAAGGCGGGCGGCTTCGACCTGACCGCCCGCAAGCGGCTCGCCGCCGAGGCCTTCCAGCACACCGCCGCGTACGACGTGGCCGTCGCCTCCTGGTTCGCCGCCGACTACGCCGCAGCCGACGACTCGGGCTTCCCCGACTTCACCGGTGCGACGTACGAGCGCAAGAACGTCCTGCGCTATGGCGAGAACCCGCACCAGCCCGCCGCGCTCTACACCTCCGGCGAAGGCGGCCTCGCCGAGGCGGAGCAGCTGCACGGCAAGGAGATGTCGTACAACAACTACACGGACACCGACGCCGCGCGCCGGGCCGCGTACGACCACGCCGAGCCGTGCGTCGCGATCATCAAGCACGCCAACCCGTGCGGCATCGCGATCGCCGACGACGTCGCCGAGGCGCACCGCAACGCCCACGCCTGTGACCCGCTGTCGGCGTTCGGCGGCGTCATCGCCGTCAACCGTCCGGTGACGGTCGCCATGGCCGAGCAGGTCGCGGAGATCTTCACCGAGGTCATCGTCGCCCCGGCGTACGAGGACGGCGCCGTCGAGGTGCTCGCCCGCAAGAAGAACATCCGCGTGCTGCGCTGCCCCGACGCCCCGTCCTCCGAGGTCGAGGTCAAGCCGATCGACGGCGGCGCGCTGCTCCAGGTGACCGACCGCCTCCAGGCCGACGGCGACGACCCGGCCAACTGGACGCTCGCCACGGGTGAGGCGCTCTCCGCCGACGAGCTCCGTGAGCTCGCCTTCGCGTGGAAGGCGTGCCGCGCGGTCAAGTCCAACGCGATCCTGCTCGCCAAGGACGGGGCCTCGGTCGGCGTCGGCATGGGCCAGGTCAACCGCGTCGACTCCGCGAAGCTCGCCGTCGAGCGCGCGGGCGAGGAGCGGGCCCGGGGCGCGTACGCGGCCTCCGACGCCTTCTTCCCCTTCCCCGACGGGCTGGAGATCCTGACCGCGGCCGGCATCAAGGCCGTGGCACAGCCGGGCGGTTCGGTCCGCGACGAGCTGGTGGTCGAGGCGGCGAAGAAAGCGGGCGTGACGATGTACTTCACGGGGACCCGGCACTTCTTCCACTGA
- the purN gene encoding phosphoribosylglycinamide formyltransferase — translation MASPLSSAGPARLVVLVSGSGTNLQALLDTIGDDPEGYGARIVAVGADRDSIAGLERAERAGIPTFVCRVKDHATRGEWDAALAAATAEHRPDLVVSAGFMKIVGKEFLAGFGGRFINTHPALLPSFPGAHGVRDALAYGVKVTGCTVHFVDDGVDTGPIIAQGVVEVTEEDTPEGEAALHERIKEVERKLLVEAVGRLARDGYRIEGRKVHLGHVGE, via the coding sequence GTGGCCTCCCCGCTCTCCTCCGCCGGACCGGCCCGTCTGGTCGTCCTGGTCTCCGGTTCCGGTACGAACCTCCAAGCCCTGCTCGACACGATCGGCGACGACCCCGAGGGGTACGGCGCCCGGATCGTCGCGGTCGGTGCGGACCGCGACTCCATCGCAGGTCTGGAGCGGGCCGAGCGGGCCGGGATTCCCACCTTCGTGTGCAGGGTCAAGGACCACGCGACGCGCGGGGAGTGGGACGCGGCACTCGCCGCGGCCACCGCCGAGCACCGCCCCGACCTCGTCGTGTCCGCGGGCTTCATGAAGATCGTGGGCAAGGAGTTCCTCGCCGGGTTCGGCGGCCGGTTCATCAACACCCACCCCGCCCTGCTCCCCAGCTTTCCCGGAGCCCACGGTGTGCGCGACGCGCTCGCGTACGGCGTGAAGGTCACCGGGTGCACCGTCCACTTCGTCGACGACGGCGTCGACACCGGTCCGATCATCGCGCAGGGCGTGGTCGAGGTGACCGAAGAGGACACCCCGGAGGGCGAAGCAGCCCTCCACGAACGCATCAAGGAAGTCGAGCGCAAGCTGCTCGTCGAGGCCGTGGGGCGGCTCGCCCGTGACGGCTATCGCATTGAGGGACGAAAGGTTCATCTCGGTCATGTCGGTGAATAA
- a CDS encoding cell division protein PerM yields the protein MTERGPSLSPEHGRSAVQARALLRGAVAAGLGLGSVAVLVVVLWISSPAPDSGPGEAVHAAAGLWLLAHGAELIRTDTLTGAPAPVGVVPLLLTVLPVWLVHRAARDVLEPEEGRGAPSAGGAFALVTGGYLLVGAAVALYARDSSLAARPLSLLFPSVLVVAGAAAAGVWTASGRPLGPPPSWAPVRLHEAMARSRFARRAEAVGRSAAAGVAVLLGGGALVAAAALVWHAEPVQESFLRLSGDWAGRFAVLLLALALVPNAAVWGAAYGLGPGFALGTASTATPIAFEGRPSLPDFPLLGALPAQGPGTPLNWAAAAVPVAAALTVAWFTVRRAAPAHGEREEAWSLRETALTAALAAVGCGMGAALLAAAAGGPLGTHALARFGPVWWLTGAAALVWTAALAVPVALLLRAWRLRGRTPAEQQEAEAEGVVPDGTDEARKPGDEAEEEAGKAWRRWWPRRGPRPAEPGTAEAPVSVPRPAGPRQAEEDDAFEAYDFLPTDPWHAKTSDARPARSAAPAATAAPSAAGETAPATDSTASGPAAPLGPAGPEDATP from the coding sequence ATGACCGAACGCGGCCCGTCGTTGTCGCCAGAGCATGGGCGGTCCGCCGTGCAGGCGCGGGCGCTGCTGCGCGGCGCCGTCGCGGCGGGGCTGGGGCTGGGCTCCGTCGCCGTGCTCGTCGTGGTGCTCTGGATCAGTTCCCCGGCACCCGACAGCGGCCCGGGCGAGGCCGTCCACGCGGCGGCGGGTCTCTGGCTGCTCGCGCACGGCGCCGAACTCATCAGGACCGACACGCTGACCGGGGCCCCGGCTCCCGTCGGCGTCGTTCCGCTGCTCCTCACCGTCCTGCCGGTCTGGCTGGTGCACCGCGCCGCCAGGGATGTGCTGGAGCCGGAGGAGGGGCGCGGTGCTCCCTCGGCCGGTGGCGCGTTCGCCCTGGTGACGGGGGGATATCTGCTGGTCGGGGCGGCGGTCGCGCTTTACGCCCGGGACTCGTCGCTTGCCGCGCGGCCGCTGTCCCTGCTGTTCCCGTCGGTCCTCGTGGTGGCGGGCGCGGCGGCCGCCGGGGTGTGGACGGCCTCGGGGCGCCCGCTCGGGCCGCCCCCCTCCTGGGCGCCGGTGCGGCTGCACGAGGCGATGGCGCGCTCCCGGTTCGCGCGGCGCGCGGAGGCGGTGGGCCGGTCCGCGGCGGCCGGGGTGGCGGTTCTGCTGGGCGGGGGAGCTCTGGTGGCCGCGGCGGCGCTGGTGTGGCACGCGGAACCGGTCCAGGAGTCGTTCCTGCGGCTCTCCGGCGACTGGGCCGGGCGGTTCGCGGTGCTCCTGCTGGCGCTGGCGCTGGTGCCGAACGCCGCGGTGTGGGGTGCCGCGTACGGGCTCGGCCCCGGATTCGCGCTCGGTACGGCGTCCACGGCCACCCCGATCGCCTTCGAGGGGCGCCCGTCGCTGCCGGACTTCCCGCTGCTGGGCGCGCTGCCGGCCCAGGGGCCCGGGACGCCCCTGAACTGGGCGGCCGCCGCGGTGCCGGTCGCGGCCGCGTTGACGGTCGCCTGGTTCACCGTACGAAGGGCGGCGCCCGCCCACGGCGAGCGCGAGGAGGCGTGGAGCCTGCGGGAGACGGCGCTCACCGCCGCGCTGGCGGCGGTCGGCTGCGGTATGGGCGCGGCCCTGCTGGCGGCCGCGGCCGGAGGGCCGCTCGGGACGCACGCGCTGGCACGGTTCGGACCCGTCTGGTGGCTCACGGGAGCGGCGGCCCTGGTGTGGACGGCGGCGCTCGCCGTACCGGTGGCGCTGCTGCTGCGGGCCTGGCGGCTCCGTGGGCGTACACCGGCCGAACAGCAGGAGGCCGAGGCGGAGGGAGTCGTTCCGGACGGTACGGACGAGGCCCGGAAGCCCGGGGACGAGGCGGAGGAGGAGGCCGGGAAGGCCTGGCGCAGGTGGTGGCCGAGGCGCGGCCCCCGGCCGGCGGAACCCGGGACGGCCGAGGCCCCCGTGTCAGTGCCCCGCCCGGCCGGCCCCCGTCAGGCCGAGGAGGACGACGCGTTCGAGGCGTACGACTTCCTGCCGACCGACCCCTGGCACGCGAAGACGTCCGACGCGCGGCCGGCCCGGTCAGCGGCACCAGCGGCAACCGCAGCACCCTCGGCAGCCGGAGAAACCGCTCCGGCGACGGACTCCACAGCGTCCGGACCGGCCGCGCCCCTCGGCCCGGCCGGTCCCGAGGACGCTACTCCTTGA
- a CDS encoding helix-turn-helix domain-containing protein: MTQSTTGTAAAHPLPSPKERRRLREAKSLSEEQVAAAVGVTRATVRAWETGRTSPRGRKREAYARLIGTGVTRSTSRPSTVKPATPNNRSRAAAARRARSAEAAKAAGNGASTSTGSSAPKSAGPAATPPPKTRQPTPVEATGSDAMDPTEPGTTAPAATASVTEADGADGAGPSPAEAFDALYRHTAAALYRQTYLLTGRRALSREAVGKAFEQAWQRWPEVAVDRDPVGWVRAAAYEYAMSPWHRLRREHRRPDPPPEAPGPRALLEALLALPPSYRRTLLLHDGVGLGLPETAAETEASTPAAAGRLVNARAAVAEQLPELADPPAPDGRSALLREHLGALALAQPTSSLPVPDLIRTGSERKAQLWTRAAIAFTVLLIGLTLITLATAPTRYETPRSPAQRVEGVPPLGGPQKLTPQDKKLQKKLGSELGRGPGRLVPRAG; this comes from the coding sequence ATGACGCAGAGCACGACCGGCACGGCGGCTGCCCATCCGCTCCCCTCGCCCAAGGAGCGGCGCAGGCTGCGGGAGGCGAAGTCACTGAGTGAGGAGCAGGTCGCGGCTGCCGTGGGCGTCACCCGGGCCACGGTCCGGGCCTGGGAGACGGGCCGCACCAGCCCGCGCGGACGCAAGCGCGAGGCGTACGCGCGACTGATCGGAACCGGTGTCACGCGGTCAACCTCACGCCCCTCCACCGTCAAGCCGGCCACTCCGAACAACCGGTCGAGGGCCGCCGCCGCACGGCGGGCCCGGTCGGCCGAGGCCGCGAAGGCGGCCGGGAACGGGGCGTCGACGAGTACGGGGTCTTCGGCTCCGAAATCCGCCGGGCCGGCCGCGACGCCGCCCCCGAAGACCCGTCAGCCGACCCCCGTCGAAGCCACCGGGAGCGACGCCATGGATCCGACCGAGCCCGGCACCACCGCACCCGCGGCGACTGCCTCAGTCACAGAAGCCGACGGGGCCGACGGGGCCGGGCCCTCGCCCGCCGAGGCGTTCGACGCGCTGTACCGGCACACCGCCGCCGCGCTCTACCGCCAGACCTATCTGCTGACCGGCCGCCGCGCCCTCTCCCGGGAGGCTGTCGGCAAGGCCTTCGAGCAGGCCTGGCAGCGCTGGCCGGAGGTCGCCGTGGACCGCGACCCGGTGGGCTGGGTGCGGGCGGCCGCCTACGAGTACGCGATGTCGCCGTGGCACCGGCTGCGCCGCGAGCACCGCCGCCCCGACCCGCCGCCCGAGGCGCCCGGCCCGCGCGCCCTGCTCGAAGCGCTGCTGGCCCTGCCCCCCTCGTACCGCCGCACCCTACTGCTGCACGACGGGGTCGGCCTGGGGCTGCCGGAGACCGCGGCGGAGACCGAGGCGAGCACTCCGGCGGCGGCCGGGCGACTGGTGAACGCCCGGGCCGCAGTCGCCGAGCAGCTGCCCGAGCTCGCCGATCCCCCGGCACCGGACGGGCGGTCCGCGCTGCTGCGCGAACACCTCGGCGCACTCGCCCTCGCCCAGCCCACGTCCTCGCTCCCCGTTCCGGATCTGATCCGTACGGGCAGCGAGCGCAAGGCGCAGCTGTGGACCCGGGCGGCCATCGCGTTCACTGTGCTGCTGATCGGGCTGACGCTGATCACCCTGGCGACGGCTCCGACCCGGTACGAGACGCCCCGGTCGCCCGCACAGAGGGTCGAGGGGGTACCTCCGCTCGGCGGTCCGCAGAAGCTGACACCGCAGGACAAGAAGCTTCAGAAGAAGCTCGGCAGCGAACTGGGGCGCGGTCCGGGCCGGCTGGTCCCCCGGGCCGGCTGA